A segment of the Desulfitobacterium dehalogenans ATCC 51507 genome:
AAGTACATTATATCACTAGGCTTTAATGTTAACAAATGGATTTTATAAACTATTTAAAACAAAAAATATATTTATTTTTGAAGCATCTCTAAGGTATTAAGATACTCACCATAGAGGTTCAATGACATCATTTTTCGCAGGTCCACCGGTAAAGTTCTTTCGGCCTTAATCGATAATCTTGAAACCTCGTATAGATTAATTAAAGCACGAGGTGTCAAAACCATAAGGTTCTCAAACTCTGAAAGCCTGCTTTCCCGGTCAGTATAAGGTGTCTTCAAAAAGGTATTGACTCCCTCAAGAACCTTGGCCGTCTGAATTGCTCCTGTACCACGAATACGAAAAGCACGTTCAGGGCTGGTAACTGATTTAGGAATAGAAACAACTCCACCCTCTTTCAACAATTCTTGAATAGGAAGCACTTCCTCCTTAGAGTAGGCAAAACCTACTCCGACAATAAATGGATCTCTCGAGATAATTTGGGCATCCCAGCCTAATTGCTGCAATTCCTCCTTTTCCCTGAGAGCATTGCTTTCGGAGTTAAATACCCCCGTTTGACATGTCCAAAACTCTATTGTGTCCAAAGTTAGAAAAAACTCGTTCTGATCCACAGGACTCGGGGAAGGTATGTCTGGACCCCTGGGTTGTGTGACTAACTTAACATAAGTATACCCAAAAAACCAGGTCATCCATACAATGACAGCACAACCAATTAGTCCTATTCCCTTATTAATCCAGGGATTATATTTATACATACTATCATCCTCCATAATAGCTGTCAACTTCTCCGCTTCACAAAAGCACCCGATTCAATAACATTTAACAAAAACTTCATATTCTTTCGGACAACCTAAGCTAGTATCACTTTATGTACAAAAAGCGCTTATCATGCCTATTAAAGAGACCTGCACTCAAAAATCAAAAACCGTCGTGCTATATAGATTAGCAATTTATTAATATTTTATTAACAATTAATAATAATTAATAATAAAAGGAACCTTACGGTCCCTTTAAAAATCTATAGAATAATAATATTTCTATAGCACTAATGTTATAAGTTTGTAGCACAAAAATGAGGTTATAGCCGCTGTAGGAATCGTTACCACCCAGGCAATGAGCATTTGCTGGGCTACTCCCCAACGCACGGCTGATATACGCTTAGCACTCCCTACGCCCATGATTGAGCCGGAAACAACATGAGTAGTCGACACAGGTAAATGCAAACCCGGAAAGGCTGTAGCAGTCCAGATAACAATAGAGGATGTCAAGTCTGCAGCAAATCCGTTGATAGGCTCCAGCTTAAATATCTTTCCGCCCATGGTCCGAATAATCTTCCATCCCCCTGCAGCAGTACCTAAAGCCATCGCCAAAGCACAAGCAAATTTTACCCATAAAGCCGGATTAAGATTGGATGGATCTTGTAGACCTGACGCTATAAGGGCCATGGTAATAATACCCATGGACTTTTGAGCGTCATTGGAACCATGATTAAACGCCAGCAACCCGGCAGAAAGCACCTGCATCTTGCGAAACCCCTGGTTGACTTTAGAAGGTGCGACCTTACCGAAAATAAGATATAAAGTTTTCATAATAATAAAACCTAAAATAATACCAAAAATGGGGGAAATCAATAAGGCTGCAACTATCTTCATTATCCCTTGAACCTGCAGCACTCCGAAGCCTACTTTAGATACAGCGGCTCCAATCATTCCTCCGATAATAGCATGCGAGGAACTGCTGGGGATTCCAAAATACCAGGTGGCTAAGTTCCAAAATATCGCTCCTATGAGAGCTGCGATTACAATTTCCTGAGTAACAAATTCAGGATTTACAATATCTTTGGCAATGGTCTGAGCTACTCCTGTACTAACTAATGCTCCAACAAAATTGAGTATTGCCGCAATTATTATTGCCCTTTTTGGAGTGAGAGCACGAGTAGACACACTTGTCGCAATAGCGTTAGCCGTATCGTGGAAACCGTTAATGTAATCAAAAGCCAGCGCGAAAAATACGACAACAATGAGTAACGCACTGGAACTAATCATACTTCAATACAACTCCTTTGAGGAGGTCTGCGATTTCCTCACACTGATCCAGTGTATCCTCTAAGTGTTCAAGGATTTCTTTCCACTTAATGATCTCAATAGCGTCCTTCTCTTGCTCAAACAGCCGGGCCACTTCTTGGCGATATAAGCTGTCCCCTACTGATTCAAGACGATAAACTTCTTCTGTAGCCGCCAGAATTTCGCTCTTTTTAAAGTGAATACTGTTCAAACAGCAAAAAGCGGTCTTCAGCTGTTCTGTGGCTTTAACAATAGTACGAACAATTTCCTGGGCTCCGATGGAGGGCTTTTTCGTATGGTAAAGAACCATGCGCTCTACTGCGCCTTGACTTAAGTCCACGATATCGTCAAGGTTTTGGGCTAAGGTATAGATATCTTCACGATCCAATGGGGTGATAAGGGTCGAATTCAAACGGTCCACAATCTCTGTGGTAATCTTGTCCGCTCGATGCTCAAGATCATGCATCATTTCAGCCTCTGCATCAGAGACAGAATTCTGACAAATCAGCCCTTCAAGCTTTTTTGTCGTGATGCAGGCTACTTCTGCACTTTCCCTGAACAAGGCGTAAAATTTGTCTTCTTTTGAAGATAAGCCAAACATGTTCTTTCCTCCAGTCGTTTTGCATGGAATTCCTGTAGTATTGTAGCAAATTTTTTAACCGCCATTGTTAAGTTTCTGTTAAATTTTTTACATAATCGTAATAAAACTTGACTATTACTTGTATAAGTTCTTTCTATACTTTGTGCAAAACATCCAGTAAAGCCTGCCTTGCTTCCGCAATCATATAGAGGGATCCCGTGACACATAACATATCCTCTTTATCCAGTCGCTGGAAAGCTTCTTCGACTGCTAGACGAGGCTCTTCAATGGTCAGGACAGGCTTCCCTCTTTCTTTGACTAACTCATGGAGATACTCCCAATTTCCGGATCTCGGAGAATTGGGCTTGGTAATGATTACCTCATCTGCCAAAGGGACGAGGATATCCACAACTTTTTCCCGCTCCTTATCTCCCAGCATCCCAAGGCAAAGAACTAAGCGCCGGCGCTGAAAAACTTCCAATGCCTTTGCCAAAGCATTAGCTCCATCCACATTGTGTGCTCCATCAATAAGTACCTTCGGCTTCAGGGAAAGCAACTCCAAGCGACCAGGCCAAACTGCTGTACGAAGTCCCTCATAAATATTTCTTCGCTCTAGGTTCATTCCACATTCGAACTTCAAAAGCTCACAGACTGTAACAGCAGTAGCAGCATTGACCACTTGATGCTCTCCGACAAGACGTAAACGCAGTTTCTTATAAGCTCCTCGGAGCCCAATCAAATCAAATTCTTGCTCCAATTCCCCGCTCCAGCGGATCTCCCAACGTACATCATCGCCCACCACCCATAAGGGAGAGTTTACCTCTTGTGCCTTCTCACGAATGACTTTCAAAGCCTCAGAACGATTAGCCGCCGTTACGGTAATAGCACCCGCTTTGATAATTCCGGCCTTCACACGGGCAATTTCCTCATAGGTTTCACCCAGATAATCCATATGGTCCATACCCACATTGGTTATCACAGAAATCAGGGGCTTGACCACATTCGTAGAATCAATGGCGCCACCTAAACCGACCTCTAAGAGAACTAAGTCCACTTTTTGGTCTGCAAAATACATCAATGCCATAGCCGTATTCACTTCAAACTCCGTAGGATGTTCCACACCCTTTTGCACAAGTTCTTCCAGATGAGGGCGAAGAGTCTGAACCAGGCGGGTGACTTCACCTTTAGGAATCATCTCACCATTAATAGTTATCCGTTCTCTATAATCATGAAGATGAGGAGATGTAAACACCCCGACCCGATATCCGGCATCTTCGAGGATCTCAGCTATCATCATGGTGGTAGATCCTTTTCCATTGGTACCTCCGATATGAACGACCTTGAGGCGTTCTTCCGGATTACCCACACGTTTCAGCAGCTCCTCAATCCGGCCCAATCCAAAGTTCATACCAAATTTCGTGAGGTTAACCAGATAATCCTTAGCTTCCTGGTATTCAAGATCTAAGGGGGACACCTCTTTCTGGTCTCCCTTTAATTCATATTCAGTTATCTCGGTCATCTCCTTATTCCCCACTTCTATGTCCTCCTTTGAATCTTTCTATTGCTGATATGTCCTTCTCCATTCATCTTAAACACAGGGGTACATGGTTATTATGCACATCTCTGCTATGCGGTAATTCCCTATAAAGGATGGTTTTCCTGCAATTTTTGCAGAAGATTTTCAAGAGTTGGCGGTGGCTTTGTAAGAGGTTGTCTCCAGGATTCTGCTTTCAGCGTTCACTCTATAAGCTGCGCGGAGGAATCTAATCGCTCAAGTCCTCCGCTCCGTCGGGTGCCCGCCCAAATCGCTCCTGCTCAATGGGCGGTTGGAAACTTGAGCGTTAGAACAGCTGCGCGCAGCTTACTGAGTGACCGGTGCAAAGTAAAATCCTGGAGACCCTTTGATTACTGAACGTCCAAGCAAGCATCCATGAAAAAGGCATGCCAACCTCACTAGAAGCCAGCATGCCTTCACTTTCATCTCACTATTCGCCCCGCTTAAAGCTCCTCAAAGGAACACCAACCGAGCCTTACGCCTCTTTCAACTCCACCAGGCGAACCCTCAATGCAGCGATCCGCCCATTGATCCCTTCCAGCTTCTCCCGCTCCTTAGCAACGACTTGCTCCGGCGCTTTCGCTACAAAGCCCTGGTTGTTGAGCTTTCCTTCCAAACGACTTTGCTCTTGCTGGGCCTGGGCAATTTCCTTTTCAACCCGGGCGATTTCTTTGTCCAGATCCAATAGTCCGCGCAAGGG
Coding sequences within it:
- a CDS encoding SPOR domain-containing protein, which produces MYKYNPWINKGIGLIGCAVIVWMTWFFGYTYVKLVTQPRGPDIPSPSPVDQNEFFLTLDTIEFWTCQTGVFNSESNALREKEELQQLGWDAQIISRDPFIVGVGFAYSKEEVLPIQELLKEGGVVSIPKSVTSPERAFRIRGTGAIQTAKVLEGVNTFLKTPYTDRESRLSEFENLMVLTPRALINLYEVSRLSIKAERTLPVDLRKMMSLNLYGEYLNTLEMLQK
- a CDS encoding bifunctional folylpolyglutamate synthase/dihydrofolate synthase, with product MGNKEMTEITEYELKGDQKEVSPLDLEYQEAKDYLVNLTKFGMNFGLGRIEELLKRVGNPEERLKVVHIGGTNGKGSTTMMIAEILEDAGYRVGVFTSPHLHDYRERITINGEMIPKGEVTRLVQTLRPHLEELVQKGVEHPTEFEVNTAMALMYFADQKVDLVLLEVGLGGAIDSTNVVKPLISVITNVGMDHMDYLGETYEEIARVKAGIIKAGAITVTAANRSEALKVIREKAQEVNSPLWVVGDDVRWEIRWSGELEQEFDLIGLRGAYKKLRLRLVGEHQVVNAATAVTVCELLKFECGMNLERRNIYEGLRTAVWPGRLELLSLKPKVLIDGAHNVDGANALAKALEVFQRRRLVLCLGMLGDKEREKVVDILVPLADEVIITKPNSPRSGNWEYLHELVKERGKPVLTIEEPRLAVEEAFQRLDKEDMLCVTGSLYMIAEARQALLDVLHKV
- a CDS encoding DUF47 domain-containing protein — translated: MFGLSSKEDKFYALFRESAEVACITTKKLEGLICQNSVSDAEAEMMHDLEHRADKITTEIVDRLNSTLITPLDREDIYTLAQNLDDIVDLSQGAVERMVLYHTKKPSIGAQEIVRTIVKATEQLKTAFCCLNSIHFKKSEILAATEEVYRLESVGDSLYRQEVARLFEQEKDAIEIIKWKEILEHLEDTLDQCEEIADLLKGVVLKYD
- a CDS encoding inorganic phosphate transporter yields the protein MISSSALLIVVVFFALAFDYINGFHDTANAIATSVSTRALTPKRAIIIAAILNFVGALVSTGVAQTIAKDIVNPEFVTQEIVIAALIGAIFWNLATWYFGIPSSSSHAIIGGMIGAAVSKVGFGVLQVQGIMKIVAALLISPIFGIILGFIIMKTLYLIFGKVAPSKVNQGFRKMQVLSAGLLAFNHGSNDAQKSMGIITMALIASGLQDPSNLNPALWVKFACALAMALGTAAGGWKIIRTMGGKIFKLEPINGFAADLTSSIVIWTATAFPGLHLPVSTTHVVSGSIMGVGSAKRISAVRWGVAQQMLIAWVVTIPTAAITSFLCYKLITLVL